agtgtcttgaaatcaggacgttcttgaatcatcagggctagggtgtcaaacgaactatcaagtgatctcagtagtgtcttgacgacttcatgtttggtgatctcagtagcgccgagggcttcaagctcattggtgatgtcagtgagtcggtcaaatgtgagctggacattctcattgtcatttcgcttgaagcggttgaagaggttgcgaaggacactgattctttgatctctctgggttgagacgccttcattgaccttggagagccagtcccagaccagcttagatgtttccaaagcactcacacggccatactgtcctttggtcagatgaccacagatgatattcttggcagtagagtccagttgaacgaacttcttgacatcagcagcagtgacaccttctccggccttgggaacgccgttcttgacgacataccataggtcgacgtcaatggcttcaagatgcatgcgcatcttattcttccagtagggatattcagttccatcgaagacggggcacgcagcggagactttaattatccctgcagtcgacatagctaaaattccaggtggttaaaccgaatcacacagaacaagggagcaccttgctctgataccaattgaaagtgcgttatatcgactagagggggggtgaataggcgatttttatgaaagtcttcaaaacatggaagttatgaagacaaacaatagaaataaacctattaccctgcagcggaaggtagactacactaggcaagccatagtcaagtattcaatagagtgaaagcacaatgactaatagcagcaatgtagtaaggatcaggtaggaagatattgtgaagccacacagaacatgcagtcactcagtgaagacaaaagatagtgcgaacatacaatgacttcacaaggagtaacagtaagtaaagggaagggaagatgaaaccagtgactcgctgaagacaatgatttgttggaccagttccagttgctgtgacaactgtacgtctggttagggcggctaggtatttaaaccttaggacacacagtcccggacacccagtcctgaacacgcagctcaggatacccagtcctcaccgtattccccctaagctaaggtcacacagacctcgcccaatcactctggtaagtcttcaaggtagactcccaaaccttcacagacttcgttcaccggcaatccacaatgtctcttggatgctcagaacgcgacgcctaaccggctagaggatgcacagtcctcaagtgtaataagtcttcagatcacacagacaagaagacttaagtgatgcctaattctctttggctctgggtggttagggctttatcctcgcaaggaattctctctcaaaggcttcgaggtgggttgctctcaaacgacaaaagccgtattctgaatctgagcagccaaccgtttatggttgtagggggtgggctatttatagccacttggcaacccgacctgatttgtccgaaatgaccctgggtcactaaggaactgacacgtgttccaacggtcagatttcaaactcacacggcaactttacttgggcttcaagcaaagctgacttgcccgactctggacaagattcgctctcaaagtcttcactcgaagacataggttttgtttaagcatcactttagtcattctgactggttctcttggaccccacttaacagtacggtggttcctatgactcaacacagaagaaagagaactacgaaagatctaagtcttcgagctccataggcttcatgtggtgtcttctcttgtcatagtcttcaatgtgaatatcttcatataccacctttgacttcaatgtcttcatacatttttaggggtcatctctggtaggaaaaccgaatcaatgagggacttctacctgtgttatcctgcaattctcacaaacacattagtccctcaattaggtttgtcgtcaatactccaaaaccaactaggggtggcactagatgcacttacaagatgaccgttggtgatgtcgatggatccgatttccccctcccaaagggaagtttccccggcggaatcACTCCACTGGAGAGCGAAAGTGAACCTTcctaggttctgcctcgagacggcggcgcttcgtcccgaaagtcctctccttattttttataGGACAaatgacttcatatagcagaagatgggcaccggaggcctactAGGGGGGCCACAAGCTTAGTAGGCGCAtcgagggggtagggcgcgccccttgagctTGCAGCTCCCTGGTGGGCCCCCTCCTTGTATTTCTTccaccaatatttttttatatattccaaaataattctctgtaaatttttaggTCATTTGGAGTGGGCGGAATAGCTATATCTATTGTAGCCTTATCCAATCCAGAATTCCAGatgccggcaatctccctcttcatgtgaaacttgcaaaataagagagaaaaggcataagaatagcatcataaagtgaaataatgaccCAAACAataataaataatagtaggaaagcatgacgcaaaatgaacgtaccatagttctgctgaaaacaacgtcagtgcgggttagtttcattcaaaccatgcaaattagagtccaagacaagagcaaaagtgtttggaaaagtatatacgatggagacgtattaaGGAGGTTGCCATATTCACCACGGGGGATACAACATAATCTCCACTGTGACCATCACCATCATCCACATCCATCTCATTATAACATCAAGAACCCTAGTGGGTCGTTTTGTGCATGTTACATTTGTGATTCATTCATGTTCACCACCATCGATACTATGACGATTGTTGTCCCCATGTGTGAGTAGATCCCTAGTTCTTGGGGATATGGATGAACGGTATGTATAGGATCTAAACTGTTATGTTGGATATGAGATCCTTTGTTGAATACTTAGTTTAATAACTTTGTGAATGTTGTGAAGGGGCCCACTCAGCATTACCACCATATGGCCATGAAGTATATCACCATTGTTGTAAAGGGTAGAATGTGAAGGTAATTCAAGGTGACAGTAAAAGCCTTTACTCCATCTTTTGAAATTGACAAGGGATTCAGGAAGAACCCTTAGAGAGCCTGCGTCCACGCGGTAACCCTTAATTATCATAGGTGTAACCTGTAGGGGCAGACTATGGTAGTGGCGTGTGTGGCACGAAGTCTACCTAGAGTAGAACGTGCAACTTCGTCCAAACAGTGAAGTAAACTAAATATTGTTCACAGACCATAAAGAACGAGCAACAAAATAATTGAAACATGCATTTTGATGTGTATAGTTCAATAAGTGTTGTTGCAAGCagtggatttatctatcttcaaCATTGACTCAAATAGATATTTACTGAGACATAAATCTGAATTTTTCAAAATATTTCAAAAGGTTTTCCAGAATGAAGTAGAACTGATTGTAACAAAAATTATGTTTCTACAATTGGATTGCAGAAAGAATTTTGAGTTACAAATCTAGCAAATGTTTAGTGAGCTATCAAAAAAATTGTATAGgttacactttccagaacattactATGAGTAGAAAGTTTTTGAGTAGATGTAATAAAGCTACGTATGATATGATGAGATCAAAGATAACATTGATTATTTCGTCAGTATACTTCTTAATGTGTTGCTTTAGAGACTTTTGTCTTTACACTGAAAAAAGAGCACCATCGAATTTGTTGAAAtaaagtgctactttgtaggttatcccaaatAATTGGGTATTCCTTTATCACTACGCCGAGGTAAAGTGTTTGCCCACATGTGCGGAAATTTGAAGAAATTGTTTTCTGCAAAAGAGTGAGTGGGTGGACAGTGCAACTCGACAAGATTGCAGAATCTTTGTCATCAGGTCAAAGAAAAGAAACACTGGCAGTGGGGGATTTTGTGTCGGTGATGGTGGCGCTGTGGGGTTGAGACGGACAACACGGACAATGCATTTTTTTGGTTCACAGTTGATTactcttatttttttctttttaattaaaGAGGGGCAGAGAGAAGAGAAAGAAGGCATGTTAGGCTAGGTTAGGAATAATTTGATGTGATTTGGCGTAGGTCAGATCTACCAGATCCTACTTGGGAGACGCGTCGAGGCGTGCTCTGACCTCCTTAGTTTTCGCCTCAGATACAAGCTGGATTTGAGAGATGACGAATAGTATGGACATATAAGATCGGTTTGAGGGGTCGGGGAGGTCACATTTTCACCACCGATCATCCGCCCATACAGAGAGTAGAAGCTTCGGGCGCGCTTTTATTGTGCCTGTTGATGTTTTTTTATTAAATTACTCCCTTTGTCTCCAAATTTACGGTGATTGTAGATGTTGTAATGCTGTGGTTTGGTTCGATCCACGACCGGAGCAAGTGCGGACCAACTGAACCACGGACAACCTACTAGTGCTAGTGCGCCTCCATTTCCGACCATGCCACAGCAACCGAGGCGAGGCTCCCCTGCAAGtgctcccttccttccttccttcccgcTTCCCTCGTCAACCAAATCAACCAACCCCCCAATCGCCACGACTGGCACGCCCCTCCTCCCCCCAATCTCCCGAGCCTTCTTTCTCGTCCCCAATCGCGTCCCAAACCCCCCACCCACCCTGCGCGGATCGATCCCCCACCGACTGCGTGCGCActggcagccgcagccgcagccgcgtcCCCGTCTTCCTCCCCGCCGATTCGGCCGAGCGATCGCGGCTGCCCTCGTCCACCTATGCTTCTCCGGGCGGCTGCGGACGAGATATGAGCCGGCGGGGAATCGACGGAGCCGCCGACGCCGCCCGCCATGGACCCCTCCGAGCGCCCCGCCGTCGTATTCGACAACGGCACCGGGTACAGCCCCGAATCTCTCCGTCCGATCCTGCGGCTGTACCGCTGGTGTGATTCGCGCCTGCGCTTGCGGCAGTAGCTAGGTTATTTTTCATTTCGTTTGCGCGGGTCCCTGAGTGCGTGCCCGTGTGTTTCCGCTGACCGCGCTAGAGGCGAATTGGGGCAGGTCGAATCGGATTACCGACTACCGTGGGAATAATGCATTTCGTTAGCCAAAATGGGACATGAATCACCACCAACGGCGTGTCATGCGCGAGGCTCGCTCCCTAATTGCGAGCAAACATTCACATTGGTAGCTCGAGCGTTCTAGAGTATGGTGAACATGAACCTAAAATGACACGAATTTCTATGCGTGTTTGAAAAAAAATACCACAGTGAACTTAAGGTAGGAAGAATTGAAACTGGGTTTATGGACTTTCTATGGCTATCTTTATTTCATCATTGGTTGAACTAGGTGTTGCTCCATTCATTATTGGTTAAGTCTTTAAATCCACGCTGCCAGCGGTGAGGCAATATCTGTCTGTTTAATGGTTGGAGCTACGAACGGAAAATATAGGGACTGCTTCTACTTTTTTAGGATTATAGTTAGTAATGTTGTTCTAGTCCTTTAGCTCAAATTGTTGCTGTTACACTGTAGACTATTACGAAGTACTATAACATGTCTTAACTGATGCACTATGTGTGCTCCGTGAAACATAAAAATGACAATCGTTAACGGACTGCGATAGAAGGCAGGAAATAATTGTTCCCGCGCACAAGCGTTTTATCTTGAAGTCAGATTGTTTTGGTTTCTTCAAAGCCGCTTGAAATTTTCCATATGCATGTCACATGCAAAATTTGCTCTATTAAGCTCATCACACTGTGTCCTTACATAATCTGTATGCTCTTATGTTTAGGTATAGCAAACTTGGGTTTGCTGGTAACTCCGAGCCGTCTTTCACCATCCCTACTGTAGTAGCTGTGAATGAATCTTTCTTGGACCAATCAGAGCAGTGCAGTAGTGCAAATTGGCTAGCACAGTATAATGCAGGTGTCATGGCTGATCTTGATTTTTTTATCGGGGATGAGGCTCTGTCACATTTCAAATCTAGTGGCCTGTACAGTTTAAGAAGCCCAATTCGTCATGGTCAGGTATGCATATACATTTTCTGTTTGTAATATTGTCCTTCGCGGGTGCACCATGCCACTATGTCATATCTTTTTCCCTGCTCCCCAGGTGAATGACTGGGATACAATGGAGAGATTTTGGCAGCAATCCATTTTCAATTATCTACGGTGCAATCCTGAGGAACACTACTTCCTACTTACAGATAGTCCTGTCAGTACGCCGGAAAGTCGTGAATGTATGGGAGAAATTATGTTTGAGACCTTTAATGTCCCTGGTCTATATATTTCTGTGCAATCTGTGCTCAGCCTTTCTGCTGGATTTGCATATCTGAAAAGTCTTTCTGAAGAGGATTCAGAAGATTCTGTGGTAGGTCTTGAATTCACCTCCTTTCATGCTTTTGTTTGATCAAGTATCAAGATGGTCATCATCCCGTGAACTTCATCTCTTTCACTGGAACACATCACCTTGTGAATGTTTTAACAGATAACCAAAATTCTCATATTGATCTCATACTCACATTAAGATAAACTCCCCTTTTACATTTTACAGATTGTTCTTTGGAATTGTTACCTTGCATGTTTCGACAAAATTTTGGTCCATCTTTGGATATATTACCCATTCATATCGTACTTGTTGCTTGCCAGCCCCTGGAGTTTCCATTCCAATTTGGAGATATGTTTTACTATTCCGTACTCATAAGCATGGATCCTGGAGAATTTTGAGCGTAACACAACCTCATGATATGAAGAAACCATTTCGTGAGAATTATGTGATGACTGCTTATTTCTCACTCCCCAATTCTGCAATGAGCGCCAATTAACTTGCTAACTAAAACTTATGTTTATCTAGAATTGTGGTTGTGAAGCTCTGTAAAGATATTTTGTTCTAGacataaatagtactccctccgtcccaaaattcttgtcttagatttgtctaaatacggatgtatcaagtcacgttttagtattagatacatccgtatctagacaaatttaagacaagaattttgggacggagggagtactaccataGGAGTAATCATCATTGATGAAGTAGACTCATCTAAAGCCATGTATTCTGGCAGGATACAACTCTTCTCGTGAGTTTGACCAATATATTTTGTCAGTCTGATATGACAGGTGTAGTAGTTGACATTGGGGATGGAGCTCCACATATTGTGCCAGTTGTGAACGGCTATGTAATTGGGAGTAGCATAAAGTCTTTTCCTCTTTCCGGAAGTGATGTAACTCAGTTTGTTATGCAGCTCTTACAGGTATTTAATTTTCTTCTCACATTTTCCTGCGGTTATGTTGGGGTGTCGACGTCCTTGTGCTGTCCATGAATAGGTTCTGTATCCAGTACTTGCATATTGCAAATACATTAATTGAAGCAAGTTTGTGCAGTACCGACTAaaccagaacaattgaatagcaatttTTGGATTTTCCTGAAGTTTGGGTGGTATGGAATTATCCAGGAAAAAGGAAATGTGTTGGCAGTAAGAAGAGACCATCATGTATTTGTTAGGTACTTCGGCAAATATTTATCATGTTAGAATATTTATCTGGATAGTTCAATGATAGTAATAATCGGATAACACTGCATTTCGGTCAACAAAGCCAAAACAATGCTTCAGTCAAATAGTTTCTACTTTCATGGATATCTATTCTGAAGCCTCCTTGTAAGTGATCATGTTAATATGTGAACCCTAGATCTGTTGTGCGTTATTGCTTGGTATCCTGACATTAGTTTTGCACTGCTCAGTATGGTTGCTTGATTAATCAACTTGGAAGAGTTCGCATTCCTTTTGTAAGGATACCTAAGGGCTAAGGCTCCAGTATCCCCCATATTATACCCACAGACCATATATCATCCACAAGAAGTTGATTTTGTGAACATGTTCTCTTATGAAATATGGCAATTTTTTATCTAGATCACACAAATCTAGAAAACAAAACCTGCACCATTGCATTCACAAGTGTTGCTGTTATTGGTTTTGAGTCGTATGTGCAGCGGAATTATGCGGAACCAGCAACAATAATAGACTTGTACTTGCATAAAACTAAAACGAGTTGAAATGCCCATGTTGGATGCTATTTGTACTTTAAATTAAGTTGTGATCCAATTTGTGGATCAAGTTAGTTGTTTTATATAAATGACTAGCATTTACCTGTTTTTAGACAACAAATCAATGAACAAAAGTTCCAATAAGCCTCGGAGCTTctcttccaagtcagggatgagccCTGCTTCCGGACAGTAGAGGACCCTCTCATTGGTCTTCAGACCTTTACTATACCCAAATTATCTCATTGTGGATCAATGTCCATAACAGCTGCCATAATGTTTGGGTGGCCTCTTAGCCTCAGCTGCAACTTTAGATTGAATGAaaatatgtaatttaaaatgaaaaACTGGAATGTTGTCATCTGGGCAAGAAACTCCATTTTACTGCAGAACTAGTGCGACATCATTTGCCATGAATATTTGGTTGTGGCCATTCTGTAGAAGCTAGTGAAACATGGTACTCTGATCACAAATGTAGTTTGTTTTAGGATTTGGACCAGTCAAACATTGTTAAGTTTGACCATTACAATAGAAAATATTACCTACATTGACAACATGAAATTGGCATTACTAGATTCATTGTGAGAATACATTTTTGTAATGCATAATTATTTTTATCTCAAGCAACATATTTTTGTATAAATTGATGATCAAAATCTGCGTCTATGTCCAAAACAACATTCATTGGTGATCAGAGGGGATAGATTTCTGCACGTACATGGCTGCTTTTATGCTTATGGCGTGTAGTAGTATTATAATATGAAATTCTGTTGGTGATTTAGTATCATCGTGCGTTATGCAGGAAAGGGGTGAGCTTCTTCCACCTGATGATGCTTTGGATATAGCTCGTAGGGTGAAAGAAACGTATTGCTATACTCCTTCAGACATTGTCAAGGTACTGTGCTGCTTGGAACCAATGTCTTGATATTATATTTTCTTGTCCTTGTATTTTCCAATGATCTACACAAGCACATCATTCAGTGGAATATTTGAGAGTTGAAGTTTCTCCACTAAAGTCAAATATATAAAACCTATTCTGTGCAATGCTGAGAAATCACTGTTATTTTGTTATATGGAACTGGTCTACAtgctgcatatgtttgcttgtgttgTTGTAATAGCGACTAATACCTACCTTTCGGACTTCACCTTTTGCAATACCAACTCATTTATTCATATTCCTTTTTCTTTATGGATTTATCTGTTCACAAGTATGATAGGCGGTTGAATTGTATAATTTCAGGAGTTCAAGAAGCATGACAGCAAGCCTAGTAAATATATCAAACAATGGTCTGCAATCAAACCGAAGACTGGGGTTCCATACACAGTTGACATTGGATATGAGCGTTTTCTTGGACCAGAGGTTTGTCCGTACACCGTATTCTACCATTCAATTTCGTGGGAATTTTTCATGCAGTGGGCCTATTCATTattctccctctgtttcaaaatagaTGTTGTTTTAGCCTTGCCATTTTTTCTCAGAATGCTTGTCAGTTTACGTTGTCAATGCAATTTAAGTCATTCTGTTCTTACTTTACCCTTAatcaacaacaaacaacaactaagcctttagtcccaaacaagttgcggTAGGCTAGAGTTGACCCATAAGATCTTGAAACCAGCTCATGGTTCTGGCACGTGGATAGCTAACTTCCACACGCCCCtatccatggctagttctttggtgatattccagtccttcagctctctctttacggactcctctGATGTCAAGTTTGATCTACCCcaacctctcttgacattatcagcacACTTTAACCGTCCCCTATGCACTGCGCTGTATATGTCCGAACCATCTCAGCCgacgttggacaagcttctcttcaatcggtgctaccccaactctcacATATATCATCATACCAGACCCGatccttgtgtggccacacatccatctctacATGCGCATCTCCgctacacctaactgttgaacatgtcgccttttagtcggccaacactcagcctcgattcttctggcatcttgtttgcccaaaaaatgaggttgaaaagcttagttagccatactatcgctatgtctctgaggcctctccacacctcaatggggatacaatcagggtccatcgccttgcctcctttcatcctttttaaagcctccctgACCTCAGACTCTTGGATTCGTCGCACAAAGCGCCTGCTGGTATCATCAAAGTAGTCGTCGAGCTCAATAATATAGCTCCCATTCtctccattgaacagcttgtcgaagtactcccgccatctgtgtttaatctcctcgtccttcaccaggagTTGATCTGCtctgtccttgatgcatttgacttggttgACATCCCACATCCCTCATCTTCCTTTCTCGGATCTtgaccatcttatagatgtccctttcgcctttcTTCATGTCTAAGTGCTAGTAGAGGTCCTCATACGCCTGACCCCTTACTTTACTCACAGCTCACTTTGCGGCTTTCTTTGCCACCTTGTACTTTTCTATGTTGTCTACACTCCTGTCCAGGTGGCAGGTGTAGGCATCTAAAACAGTCTTATATGACCGATTGAAGAAATCATTTCATTCTTCAAGATTTATAGTAATAATGAAAATACGGGGTCCCAACAGATTAAATTAGTAATTCTGATGGTTCACAGGTATGAAACTATGTTGAACTGCTAAGCTCTTATAACCAGTCATCAAATCAATGGACGCCTTTGCACGTTTAGACTTGAGGTTGCAATGCCTTATTACATACTTATAGAAGTATCATCTGACTGACAGACAGGTTGACCATTATATGGGAATTTGGATCATGATTTTCTTTATTCATAAATACGTAAATAATAAGTAGCTCGGGACTTTTCTCGGGCAATGGTTTATCATTAGTCTATGCGGGTTATGAAATATATCGAGAAGCTCTAAAGGAAATCCCTATAATTTTATGTTTGTTTTTAGCTGAACTTAATTCTGTAGGTTGTTACGCATTTTTATCAGAATAAAGAGGCAACAGTTTACAAGTGTCCTTGCTCTTGCACTTGACACAAGTAGTAGTTGGAACCAGTGTAACTTTTTAATAACACAAATGCAGATCTTCTTCCATCCTGAGATGTATTCTCCTGACTTCTCCACTCCTTTACCTGAACTGATTGACAGCTGTGTTCAATCTGCGCCAATTGACACAAGGAGAGCTTTGTATAAGGTGCtttctttgagctctgcaaacacaTGTAAGAATAGAAAGTGACATGTTGATGTGACACTATGAAATTCCACTATTTGCAGAACATAGTATTATCTGGTGGAACTACCATGTTTAAAGACTTCCACAAGAGACTCCAAAATAATATAAAGAAGATAGTAGACGAACGTGTTGCCGAAACTAATGCGCGTCATCGCGTGGAGGTGAAAGTAAGTACAACAATGCTTGACTGAGCTCATGCCGTAACTAGTTGAATTGCCATCTATATGTTCATGTTTGAATGTCAGCCTGTTGTAATCAATAGTCTATATGTGATTGATTCTGTATGTTTCGTTTGTCTATTATTTGATGCCAGCCTGTTGAGGTCAACGTAGTCACCCATCCTATACAGAGCTATGCAGTTTGGTTTGGGGGTTCTGTAGCTGCATCCAGCCATGAATTCTTCGAGGTACCTGCCACTTGACACTTCATTTCACACGCAGAAGTGAATATTAGTGCATATATTTCTGCTATATTAACTGTTGTATGTCGATGGAAGGCCAAGTTACTATTACGCCACTCCAGACATTGCCATTTGTAATTGGGCTATGAATTCAGTCATACATGGAATTAAGTGATTATTTTTTCTGTTGTCATTCAGTGCTGCCACACAAAGGAAGATTACGAGGAGCATGGAGCAAGCATCTGCCGAACAAGCACCGTTTTCAAAGGAATGTACTGAAGTTTTGACGTATCCGACATTTTTTGTAGGAGCTCTACTAGGTTTCTCCAAATAGAATAGAGTCAAAATTGATTCTCCTTTTGGCTCGTCTCAACCATCACTGGG
This portion of the Triticum dicoccoides isolate Atlit2015 ecotype Zavitan chromosome 7A, WEW_v2.0, whole genome shotgun sequence genome encodes:
- the LOC119330367 gene encoding actin-related protein 3-like yields the protein MDPSERPAVVFDNGTGYSKLGFAGNSEPSFTIPTVVAVNESFLDQSEQCSSANWLAQYNAGVMADLDFFIGDEALSHFKSSGLYSLRSPIRHGQVNDWDTMERFWQQSIFNYLRCNPEEHYFLLTDSPVSTPESRECMGEIMFETFNVPGLYISVQSVLSLSAGFAYLKSLSEEDSEDSVSDMTGVVVDIGDGAPHIVPVVNGYVIGSSIKSFPLSGSDVTQFVMQLLQERGELLPPDDALDIARRVKETYCYTPSDIVKEFKKHDSKPSKYIKQWSAIKPKTGVPYTVDIGYERFLGPEIFFHPEMYSPDFSTPLPELIDSCVQSAPIDTRRALYKNIVLSGGTTMFKDFHKRLQNNIKKIVDERVAETNARHRVEVKPVEVNVVTHPIQSYAVWFGGSVAASSHEFFECCHTKEDYEEHGASICRTSTVFKGMY